One part of the Methylobacterium terrae genome encodes these proteins:
- a CDS encoding class I SAM-dependent methyltransferase, translated as MPEPISQVDYWNGAVGERWTTMQEELDRVFAPLTEALLAGAGLRPGERVLDVGCGCGDTALRAAGQVGAGGAVTAVDVSRPMLARGRARAEARAGSGAPVAFAPVAWIEADAQTHPFEPEHDLALSRFGVMFFDASLPAFANIRRALRPGGRLAFLCWRALPENPWVNVAREAVLSVVPAPAPSPPDSPGPFRFADGEALAGLLERAGFARVAVAAIDRDIEIGGDAEAATRFAVTVGPVSGLLRDLDDPDLRARAVAAVRAAMPGGGPVRLGAACWLATALVPG; from the coding sequence ATGCCGGAGCCGATCTCCCAGGTGGATTACTGGAACGGGGCCGTCGGCGAGCGCTGGACCACCATGCAGGAGGAGCTCGACCGCGTCTTCGCGCCCCTGACCGAGGCGCTGCTCGCGGGAGCGGGCCTGCGCCCCGGCGAGCGCGTGCTCGATGTCGGCTGCGGCTGCGGCGACACCGCCCTGCGGGCGGCCGGGCAGGTCGGCGCGGGCGGTGCGGTCACGGCGGTGGACGTGTCGCGGCCGATGCTGGCCCGGGGACGCGCGCGGGCGGAGGCCCGGGCGGGATCCGGCGCCCCGGTGGCCTTCGCCCCGGTCGCCTGGATCGAGGCCGATGCCCAGACCCATCCCTTCGAGCCCGAGCACGACCTCGCCCTGTCGCGGTTCGGGGTGATGTTCTTCGATGCCTCGCTGCCGGCCTTCGCCAACATCCGGCGGGCCTTGCGGCCGGGAGGGCGCTTGGCCTTCCTGTGCTGGCGCGCCCTGCCGGAGAACCCGTGGGTGAACGTGGCGCGGGAGGCGGTGCTGAGCGTGGTGCCGGCGCCCGCGCCGTCGCCGCCGGACAGTCCCGGGCCGTTCCGGTTCGCCGACGGCGAGGCGCTGGCCGGCCTCCTGGAGCGGGCGGGATTCGCGCGGGTCGCCGTCGCGGCGATCGACCGGGACATCGAGATCGGCGGCGACGCCGAGGCGGCGACGCGGTTCGCCGTCACGGTCGGGCCGGTCTCCGGCCTGCTGCGCGACCTCGACGATCCGGATCTGCGGGCGCGCGCCGTGGCGGCGGTGCGGGCGGCGATGCCCGGGGGTGGGCCGGTGCGCCTCGGCGCGGCCTGCTGGCTCGCCACCGCCCTCGTCCCCGGCTGA
- a CDS encoding histidine kinase famiy protein: MSEDDQAGMPEPEASHSAQAPSLAHLKSATIREPGLDDRGSVFFAAIEMTRMPMILTDPRQPDNPIAFANRAFQDLTGYAESELVGRNCRFLQGPETSRETVAELRQAVAERRAIATEILNYKRDGSPFWNGIFIGPVFDEAGEIVYFFASQLDVTRRRVSEQAFRQAQKMEAIGQLTAGLAHDFNNLLQVVTGNLELARGSVTAERAQRQLANAAGAAERGAKLTKQLLSFARKARLEPRSLNLNALVLNLAEVAESTLGSTVSVRLDLTPRLPAVTLDRTNLEMALLNVLINARDAMPAGGTVTISTASVHLNGNARARNLPPGDYVALRVRDEGEGMPPHVAERATEPFFSTKGPGKGTGLGLAMAHGFVQQSRGRLEIESRPKTGTNPGGTTITMLFPAGPGAAAEEEPAEQRAILRRGDETVLVVEDSDDVRALAREYLESLGYQVLAARDGEEALDILGREARIDLLFSDIVMPGGVNGLILADRAQRMRPDLPVLLTTGYNEDLVAEGPSVPTMDVLGKPYRKAELADRIRAALDRGVKAMPAPGEPHHG; this comes from the coding sequence GTGAGCGAGGACGATCAGGCCGGAATGCCGGAGCCGGAAGCGTCGCATTCCGCGCAGGCGCCGTCCCTGGCGCATCTGAAATCGGCGACGATCCGCGAGCCCGGGCTCGACGACCGCGGCAGCGTGTTCTTCGCCGCGATCGAGATGACGCGGATGCCGATGATCCTCACCGATCCGCGGCAGCCCGACAACCCGATCGCCTTCGCCAACCGGGCGTTCCAGGACCTCACCGGCTACGCCGAATCCGAGCTCGTCGGCCGCAATTGCCGCTTCCTTCAGGGCCCGGAGACCAGCCGCGAGACGGTGGCCGAGCTGCGCCAGGCGGTCGCGGAGCGCCGGGCGATCGCGACCGAGATCCTCAACTACAAGCGCGACGGCTCGCCGTTCTGGAACGGCATCTTCATCGGCCCGGTCTTCGACGAGGCCGGGGAGATCGTCTACTTCTTCGCCTCGCAGCTCGACGTGACCCGGCGCAGGGTGTCCGAGCAGGCCTTCCGCCAGGCGCAGAAGATGGAGGCGATCGGCCAGCTCACCGCCGGCCTCGCCCACGACTTCAACAACCTGCTGCAGGTCGTGACCGGCAACCTGGAGCTGGCGCGGGGCTCGGTCACGGCGGAGCGGGCGCAGCGCCAGCTCGCCAACGCGGCCGGCGCCGCGGAGCGCGGCGCGAAGCTGACGAAGCAGCTCCTCTCCTTCGCCCGCAAGGCGCGGCTCGAGCCGCGCTCGCTCAACCTCAACGCCCTGGTGCTCAACCTCGCCGAGGTGGCGGAGAGCACGCTCGGCAGCACCGTCTCGGTGCGCCTCGATCTCACCCCGCGGCTGCCGGCGGTCACCCTCGACCGCACCAACCTCGAGATGGCGCTCCTCAACGTGCTGATCAACGCCCGCGACGCGATGCCGGCGGGCGGCACGGTGACGATCTCGACCGCGTCGGTCCACCTCAACGGCAACGCCCGGGCCCGCAACCTGCCTCCCGGCGACTACGTGGCGCTCCGGGTCCGCGACGAGGGCGAGGGCATGCCGCCCCACGTCGCCGAGCGGGCGACCGAGCCGTTCTTCTCGACCAAGGGCCCGGGCAAGGGCACCGGGCTCGGGCTCGCCATGGCGCACGGCTTCGTGCAGCAGTCGCGCGGGCGGCTCGAGATCGAGAGCCGGCCGAAGACCGGCACGAATCCGGGCGGCACCACCATCACGATGCTGTTCCCGGCCGGACCCGGCGCGGCGGCCGAGGAGGAGCCCGCCGAGCAGAGGGCGATCCTGCGGCGCGGCGACGAGACGGTGCTGGTGGTCGAGGACAGCGACGACGTGCGGGCGCTCGCCCGCGAGTACCTCGAGAGCCTCGGCTACCAGGTGCTGGCGGCCCGCGACGGCGAGGAGGCCCTGGATATCCTGGGGCGCGAGGCGCGGATCGACCTCCTGTTCTCCGACATCGTGATGCCGGGCGGCGTCAACGGCCTGATCCTGGCCGACCGGGCGCAGAGGATGCGCCCGGACCTGCCGGTGCTCCTCACCACCGGCTACAACGAGGACCTGGTGGCGGAGGGCCCGAGCGTCCCGACCATGGACGTGCTCGGCAAGCCCTACCGCAAGGCCGAGCTCGCCGACCGGATCCGCGCCGCCCTCGACCGCGGCGTGAAGGCCATGCCGGCCCCGGGCGAGCCCCATCACGGCTGA
- a CDS encoding MucR family transcriptional regulator, which translates to MNVEENGSGDRVVDLCAAIITAYVSNNAVPPNELPPMIGAIHSTLTQLMAPPAPEPAKPEPPIPIRRTVTPDHIISLEDGKPYKTLKRHLAGRGLTPDEYREKWGLPRDYPMVAANYASQRSELAKNSGLGRRRLRGAEGNGDGAPGIAPAARRGRPKGSRTT; encoded by the coding sequence ATGAACGTCGAGGAGAACGGCTCTGGTGACCGCGTGGTCGATCTTTGCGCCGCCATCATCACGGCTTACGTATCGAACAACGCGGTTCCGCCGAACGAATTGCCGCCGATGATCGGCGCGATCCACTCGACCTTGACCCAGCTCATGGCGCCGCCCGCGCCCGAGCCGGCGAAACCCGAGCCGCCGATCCCGATCCGCCGGACGGTCACGCCGGACCACATCATCAGCCTCGAGGACGGCAAGCCCTACAAGACGCTCAAGCGCCACCTCGCCGGCCGGGGCCTCACGCCGGACGAGTACCGCGAGAAGTGGGGCCTGCCGCGCGACTACCCGATGGTCGCGGCGAACTACGCCTCGCAGCGCTCCGAGCTCGCCAAGAACAGCGGGCTGGGCCGGCGCCGCCTGCGCGGGGCCGAGGGCAACGGCGACGGCGCCCCGGGGATCGCGCCCGCGGCACGGCGCGGGCGGCCCAAGGGAAGCCGGACGACGTGA
- a CDS encoding M23 family metallopeptidase, translating to MKRARLDPAGSQQAPRGRSADPGREPPLDLSGAASPRADRRDVNLRWLTACVLTGMTGAALIGSAIWVSLQGEITFAELPQAVTVAPRPVASEGGTNLVRKGDRLVRNPMVALAKQSFKAPVTLRAGEREIIKVRPFVRIATALSATAGMAATDIPPFDPMRFFTDPGIDRAPEVQGSTDAPDAEVSVVKRDLGDLAVPAGALALSDEDVAAQIEEERRLAAEAGRRAALPIAPQLMLSRTLRSMTSLPGLDGGGDFGGSSGPFKSIEVRVMRENVTDLAKIERERDAPLVEERDVAIKRGETLEGVLRANGGLDEQVRPILAALGTRGRSGAVGEGQQMRLQIGPGPRAGDPRQLTRVILYGESGVEAIAAMNDRGAFVSVAPPVPEGAAQKPAPKPEADDDEEGSGARLYASLYETAARHDLPRSTVEDLVRIFGYDVDFQRRVATGDGIELFYTYDEESGGSAERPDILFAALNLGGEARRIYRFQSPDDGSVDYLDEAGRSLKKFLLRKPVADGNMSSGFGYRRHPVLGYAKLHTGVDWSIRIGTPIFAAGNGTVIKAEWDSGYGRRVEIQHANGYVTTYNHMSRFGRGVSAGAKARQGQIIGYVGSTGLSTGAHLHYEVIINGHFVDPMKIRVPRGRELDGRLLAEFRRQRDQIDGLIQKSGAPTTLAQREAMR from the coding sequence GTGAAGCGCGCGCGCCTCGACCCGGCCGGATCCCAGCAGGCGCCCCGCGGCCGGTCGGCCGATCCGGGCCGCGAGCCGCCGCTCGACCTCTCCGGCGCCGCCTCGCCGCGGGCCGACCGCCGCGACGTCAACCTGCGCTGGCTCACCGCCTGCGTGCTCACCGGCATGACCGGCGCCGCGCTGATCGGCTCGGCGATCTGGGTGTCGCTGCAGGGCGAAATCACCTTCGCGGAACTGCCGCAGGCCGTGACGGTGGCGCCCCGGCCCGTCGCCAGCGAGGGCGGCACCAACCTCGTCCGGAAGGGCGACCGGCTGGTGCGCAACCCGATGGTGGCGCTCGCCAAGCAGAGCTTCAAGGCGCCGGTGACCCTGCGGGCGGGCGAGCGCGAGATCATCAAGGTCCGGCCCTTCGTGCGGATCGCCACCGCGCTCTCGGCCACCGCCGGGATGGCCGCGACCGACATTCCGCCCTTCGACCCGATGCGCTTCTTCACCGATCCGGGCATCGACCGCGCCCCGGAGGTGCAAGGCTCCACGGACGCGCCGGACGCCGAGGTCTCGGTGGTCAAGCGCGACCTCGGCGACCTCGCGGTCCCGGCCGGCGCGCTCGCCCTCTCGGACGAGGACGTGGCGGCGCAGATCGAGGAGGAGCGGCGGCTCGCCGCGGAAGCCGGCCGGCGCGCGGCCCTGCCCATCGCGCCCCAGCTGATGCTCTCGCGGACCCTGCGCAGCATGACGTCGCTGCCGGGGCTCGACGGGGGTGGGGATTTCGGCGGTTCGTCCGGCCCGTTCAAGTCGATCGAGGTCCGGGTGATGCGCGAGAACGTCACCGACCTCGCCAAGATCGAGCGCGAGCGCGACGCGCCGCTGGTCGAGGAGCGCGACGTCGCGATCAAGCGCGGCGAGACCCTCGAGGGCGTGCTCCGGGCCAATGGCGGCCTCGACGAGCAGGTCCGCCCAATTCTCGCGGCTCTCGGCACCCGGGGCCGGTCCGGCGCGGTCGGGGAGGGGCAGCAGATGCGCCTCCAGATCGGGCCCGGCCCGCGGGCCGGCGACCCGCGCCAGCTCACCCGGGTGATCCTCTACGGCGAGTCCGGCGTCGAGGCGATCGCCGCGATGAACGACCGCGGCGCCTTCGTGTCGGTGGCCCCGCCGGTGCCGGAGGGCGCCGCCCAGAAGCCGGCCCCGAAGCCGGAGGCCGACGACGACGAGGAGGGTTCGGGCGCCCGCCTCTACGCCAGCCTCTACGAGACCGCGGCGCGCCACGACCTGCCGCGCTCGACCGTCGAGGACCTGGTGCGGATCTTCGGCTACGACGTCGATTTCCAGCGCCGCGTCGCCACCGGCGACGGGATCGAGCTATTCTACACCTACGACGAGGAATCCGGCGGCTCGGCCGAGCGGCCCGACATCCTGTTCGCGGCGCTCAACCTCGGCGGCGAGGCGCGGCGGATCTACCGCTTCCAGTCGCCCGACGACGGCAGCGTCGACTACCTCGACGAGGCCGGCCGATCGCTCAAGAAGTTCCTGCTGCGCAAGCCGGTGGCCGACGGCAACATGAGCTCCGGCTTCGGCTACCGCCGTCACCCGGTGCTCGGCTACGCCAAGCTCCATACCGGCGTCGACTGGTCGATCCGCATCGGCACCCCGATCTTCGCCGCCGGCAACGGCACGGTCATCAAGGCGGAGTGGGATTCGGGCTACGGCCGCCGGGTCGAGATCCAGCACGCCAACGGCTACGTCACGACCTACAACCACATGTCGCGGTTCGGTCGCGGCGTCAGCGCCGGCGCCAAGGCGCGCCAGGGCCAGATCATCGGCTACGTCGGCTCGACCGGCCTCTCGACCGGCGCCCACCTGCACTACGAGGTGATCATCAACGGCC